A single region of the Xiphophorus maculatus strain JP 163 A chromosome 3, X_maculatus-5.0-male, whole genome shotgun sequence genome encodes:
- the LOC102225323 gene encoding mothers against decapentaplegic homolog 4-like isoform X2, whose amino-acid sequence MSVLGPAPSSTDACLSIVHSLMCHRQGGENEGFAKRAIESLVKKLKEKKDELDSLITAVTSNGVHPSKCVTIQRTLDGRLQVAGRKGFPHVIYARLWRWPDLHKNELKHAKFCRFAFDLKYDSVCVNPYHYERVAAPACTGPQAVIKEEFLQDCLQLDLPPPSDPYAQPRPLTMYPSMPLSPPGRTSVTPAALGAAEAPEGPALVQVAPPIQPEGRTSPSLPPQSATPAPAQQSPEYSGTPTPVSWSGNGPAPYTPAGHQHSGRSHTQQTPFHHHHQHTPNTHFWSQHHSTPPYPQPVSNHPGPEFWCSISYFELDIQVGEMFKVQSSCPLVTVDGYVDPSGGDRFCLGQLSNVHRTAASHRARLHIGRGVQLECRGEGDVWMRCLSDHSVFVQSYYLDREAGRAPGDGVHKIYPGAYIKVFDLRQCHRQMQQQAAAAQAAAETQAAVVVGAMPGPHSVGGIAPALRCVWLCPQVCALQQVQV is encoded by the exons ATGTCAGTGCTCGGCCCCGCCCCCAGCAGCACCGACGCCTGCCTCAGCATCGTCCACAGCCTGATGTGCCACCGGCAGGGCGGTGAGAACGAGGGCTTCGCCAAGCGAGCCATCGAGAGCCTGGTGAAGAAGCTGAAGGAGAAGAAGGACGAGCTGGACTCGCTCATCACCGCCGTCACGTCCAACGGCGTCCATCCCAGCAAGTGCGTCACCATCCAGAGGACGCTGGACGGCCGGCTGCAG GTAGCGGGCAGGAAGGGCTTCCCCCATGTGATCTACGCCCGGCTGTGGCGCTGGCCCGACCTGCACAAGAACGAGCTGAAGCACGCCAAGTTCTGCCGCTTCGCCTTCGACCTCAAGTACGACAGCGTGTGTGTGAACCCGTACCACTACGAGAGGGTGGCGGCGCCCGCCTGCACAG GTCCTCAGGCGGTGATCAAGGAGGAGTTCCTGCAGGACTGCCTGCAGCTGGACCTGCCCCCCCCCTCTGACCCGTACGCccagccccgccccctcaccaTGTATCCCAGCATGCCTCTGTCTCCGCCAG GACGGACGTCCGTGACGCCCGCTGCTCTGGGCGCCGCCGAGGCTCCGGAAGGCCCCGCCCTCGTGCAGGTGGCTCCGCCCATTCAGCCAGAGGGCCGCACCTCACCCTCCCTCCCCCCACAGTCTGCCACGCCGGCTCCCGCCCAGCAGAGCCCCGAGTACAGTGGGACGCCCACACCTG TCAGCTGGTCAGGTAACGGTCCTGCCCCCTACACACCTGCAGGACATCAGCACAGTGGGCGGAGCCACACTCAGCAGACGCCGTTCCATCATCACCATCAACACACACCCAACACTCACTTCT GGTCGCAGCATCACAGCACTCCTCCGTACCCACAGCCGGTCTCCAACCATCCAG GTCCAGAGTTCTGGTGCTCCATCTCCTACTTCGAGCTGGATATTCAGGTGGGGGAGATGTTCAAGGTCCAGTCCAGCTGTCCCCTGGTGACGGTGGACGGCTACGTGGATCCTTCAGGCGGGGATCGGTTCTGTCTGGGACAGCTGAGCAATGTCCACCGGACTGCAGCCAGCCACCGCGCCAG GCTCCATATCGGGCGTGGCGTCCAGCTCGAATGTCGGGGGGAGGGGGACGTCTGGATGCGTTGCCTTAGCGACCACTCCGTCTTCGTTCAGAGTTACTACCTGGACCGGGAGGCGGGCCGAGCGCCAGGTGACGGGGTTCACAAGATCTACCCTGGAGCTTACATCAAG GTGTTTGACCTACGCCAGTGCCACAGGCAGATGCAGCAGCAGGCGGCGGCGGCGCAGGCAGCAGCAGAGACGCAGGCGGCTGTGGTTGTTGGGGCGATGCCAGGACCCCACAGCGTGGGAGGAATCGCACCTGCTCTCA GGTGTGTTTGGCTCTGCCCCCAGGTGTGTGCTCTGCAGCAGGTCCAGGTGTAG
- the LOC102224031 gene encoding acidic leucine-rich nuclear phosphoprotein 32 family member E-like isoform X2 — protein sequence MEMKKRISLELRNRSPAEVRELVVDSCRSADGEVEGVTEEFSALEVLSMVNVGLGSLAKLPALPKLRKLEVSDNSISGGLDALAEKCPNLSYLNLSGNHIKELSSLQPLQNLKNLKSLDLYSCGVTAADGYRDAVFRLLPQVVYLDGFDPDDNEVPESNDEDDEAGPPGDEDEDEDEDEDEEDGSEVGLSYLMKEGIQDEEDDGDYVEEEEDDEEEEEDGEDDDALAQGEKRKRDADDEGDDDDDE from the exons ATGGAGATGAAGAAGAGAATCAGCCTGGAGCTGAGGAACCGGAGTCCCGCAGAG GTGAGGGAGCTGGTGGTGGACAGCTGCCGCTCGGCGGACGGGGAGGTGGAGGGCGTGACGGAGGAGTTCTCGGCGCTGGAGGTCCTCAGCATGGTGAACGTCGGCCTCGGCTCGTTGGCCAAGCTGCCGGCGCTGCCCAAGCTCAGGAAG CTGGAGGTGAGCGATAACTCCATCTCTGGAGGTCTGGATGCGCTGGCGGAGAAATGCCCCAACCTGAGCTACCTGAACCTGAGCGGCAACCACATCAAGGAGCTGAGCAGCCTGCAGCCGCTG cagaacctgaaGAACCTGAAGAGTTTGGACCTGTACAGCTGCGGCGTGACGGCGGCCGATGGTTACCGGGACGCCGTGTTCCGCCTGCTGCCGCAGGTCGTCTACCTGGACGGCTTCGACCCGGACGACAATGAGGTGCCTGAGTCCAACG ATGAGGATGATGAAGCCGGGCCGCCTGGAGacgaggatgaggatgaggatgaagatgaagatgaggaggatgGTTCTGAGGTGGGGCTGTCCTACCTGATGAAGGAGGGAATCCAG gatgaggaagatgatggaGACTatgtggaggaagaggaagatgatgaggaggaggaggaagacggaG AGGATGATGATGCTCTGGCTCagggagagaagaggaagagggacGCAGACGATGAAGgtgacgatgatgatgacgaGTAG
- the LOC102224795 gene encoding retinol dehydrogenase 13-like isoform X2 has translation MACRDLSRAERAADEIRQFTGNGNVVIRHLDLASVYSVSQFAKDFLDSEDRLDILVNNAGVMMCPKWITEDGFETQIAVNHLGHFLLTNLLLPLLKSTTPSRVISVSSIAHRGGQINFDDLFFSRRPYNALESYRQSKLANVLFTRELARRLRGSGVSAFCLHPGVIRTELGRHVEGWFPLLGALLRLPALLLMKTPWEGSQTTVFCAVTPGLEELSGRYFSDCAEKEAAPEGQDDEAGRRLWEESARLVGLKDTC, from the exons ATGGCCTGCAGGGACCTGAGCCGGGCCGAGCGGGCAGCGGACGAGATCCGGCAGTTTACTGGAAACGGGAACGTGGTGATCAGACACCTGGACCTGGCTTCCGTCTACTCTGTCTCACAGTTCGCCAAGGACTTCCTGGACAGTGAAGACAGACTGGACATCCTGGTCAACAATGCAG GTGTGATGATGTGCCCTAAATGGATCACAGAAGATGGCTTTGAGACTCAGATAGCCGTCAATCACCTGGGTCACTTCCTGTTGACCAATCTGCTGCTGCCATTGCTGAAGAGCACCACCCCCAGCCGCGTGATCAGCGTGTCATCCATTGCCCACCGGGGAg GGCAGATCAACTTTGATGACTTGTTCTTCAGCCGGCGGCCGTACAACGCGCTGGAGAGCTACCGGCAGAGCAAGCTGGCCAACGTCCTCTTCACCCGAGAACTGGCTCGACGTCTCAGAG GTTCTGGCGTGTCAGCCTTCTGTCTTCATCCTGGGGTGATCCGGACTGAGCTGGGGCGCCATGTAGAGGGCTGGTTCCCCCTGCTGGGGGCGCTGCTGAGGCTTCCAGCCCTGCTGCTAATGAAGACTCCCTGGGAGGGCAGCCAGACCACCGTGTTCTGTGCTGTGACGCCGGGCCTGGAGGAACTTTCAGGCCGATACTTCAG TGACTGCGCAGAGAAGGAGGCGGCGCCAGAAGGACAGGACGATGAGGCAGGCCGGAGGCTGTGGGAGGAGAGCGCCCGATTGGTTGGACTGAAGGACACCTGCTGA
- the LOC102225063 gene encoding pleckstrin homology domain-containing family O member 1-like: MKKNSSGKRGPADPGQQNPAPDKTGWIRKFCGKGIFREIWKNRFVVLKGDQLFICEKEVKELGRADEVLDLSDYERCEEIRKNKSRSKKNHSKFRLQRCSSPGNTVPNQVFLAVSPEEKDSWINILNTAITRAKNRILDEVMVDDSQLSHLTRDRVKIPHNRRLPTRGHLLAVASTSSSDGMLTLDLIQEEDSASHKGVASEPPARPGPDCPRSQTDGSLADRSAESSSKSQSLPYDTAVWQKTGPAQTPQPDRRLGAVEKNRCASMDEILNPDAKNQTPSGTGRTAAPLGRLQELIDQKLERTERLLLEVQADAEPGGAKGGKPAPDGPRAEAERLLKEAAATWTQARQVLDEVQELKALYRQLEPGCLNSTKPNRKSLM; this comes from the exons ATGAAGAAGAACAGCTCCGGGAAACGG ggTCCGGCGGACCCCGGCCAGCAGAACCCAGCGCCGGACAAAACGGGCTGGATCAGGAAGTTCTGTGGGAAGGGGATCTTCAGGGAGATCTGGAAGAACCGCTTCGTGGTTCTGAAAGGAGACCAGCTGTTCATCTGTGAGAAGGAG GTGAAGGAACTGGGTCGGGCCGACGAAGTTCTGGACCTGTCCGACTACGAACGCTGCGAAGAGATCAGGAAGAACAAGAGCCGCAGCAAGAAGAACCACAGCAAGTTCAGACTGCAGCGCTGCAGCTCACCAGGGAACACG GTGCCCAACCAGGTGTTCCTGGCTGTCAGCCCGGAGGAGAAGGACTCCTGGATCAACATCCTGAACACGGCCATCACCAGAGCCAAGAACCGGATCCTGGATGAG GTGATGGTGGACGACTCCCAGCTGTCTCACCTGACCAGAGACAGAGTGAAGATCCCTCACAACCGCCGGCTGCCCACCAGAGGCCACCTGCTGGCCGTA GCGTCCACCTCGTCCTCAGACGGGATGCTGACCCTTGACCTCATCCAGGAGGAGGACTCGGCGTCTCATAAAGGCGTCGCCTCAGAACCGCCGGCCCGACCGGGTCCGGACTGTCCCAGGTCCCAGACGGACGGGTCGCTAGCGGACCGAAGCGCTGAGTCGTCCTCCAAGTCCCAGAGCCTTCCCTACGACACGGCCGTGTGGCAGAAGACGGGTCCGGCCCAGACCCCCCAGCCGGACCGGCGGCTTGGTGCTGTGGAGAAGAACCGCTGCGCCTCCATGGACGAGATCCTGAACCCGGACGCCAAGAACCAAACTCCGTCCGGAACCGGCAGAACCGCGGCACCGCTCGGCCGGCTACAGGAGCTCATCGACCAGAAGCTGGAGCGGACGGAGCGGCTGCTGCTGGAGGTCCAGGCCGACGCCGAGCCGGGCGGAGCCAAGGGCGGGAAGCCGGCGCCGGACGGACCGCGGGCCGAGGCAGAGCGGCTCTTGAAGGAGGCGGCAGCCACCTGGACCCAGGCCCGGCAGGTTCTGGACGAGGTCCAGGAGCTGAAGGCGTTGTACCGCCAGCTGGAGCCCGGCTGCCTCAACAGCACCAAACCCAACCGTAAGAGCCTCATGTGA
- the LOC102224031 gene encoding acidic leucine-rich nuclear phosphoprotein 32 family member E-like isoform X3, translated as MEMKKRISLELRNRSPAEVRELVVDSCRSADGEVEGVTEEFSALEVLSMVNVGLGSLAKLPALPKLRKLEVSDNSISGGLDALAEKCPNLSYLNLSGNHIKELSSLQPLNLKNLKSLDLYSCGVTAADGYRDAVFRLLPQVVYLDGFDPDDNEVPESNDEDDEAGPPGDEDEDEDEDEDEEDGSEVGLSYLMKEGIQDEEDDGDYVEEEEDDEEEEEDGEDDDALAQGEKRKRDADDEGDDDDDE; from the exons ATGGAGATGAAGAAGAGAATCAGCCTGGAGCTGAGGAACCGGAGTCCCGCAGAG GTGAGGGAGCTGGTGGTGGACAGCTGCCGCTCGGCGGACGGGGAGGTGGAGGGCGTGACGGAGGAGTTCTCGGCGCTGGAGGTCCTCAGCATGGTGAACGTCGGCCTCGGCTCGTTGGCCAAGCTGCCGGCGCTGCCCAAGCTCAGGAAG CTGGAGGTGAGCGATAACTCCATCTCTGGAGGTCTGGATGCGCTGGCGGAGAAATGCCCCAACCTGAGCTACCTGAACCTGAGCGGCAACCACATCAAGGAGCTGAGCAGCCTGCAGCCGCTG aacctgaaGAACCTGAAGAGTTTGGACCTGTACAGCTGCGGCGTGACGGCGGCCGATGGTTACCGGGACGCCGTGTTCCGCCTGCTGCCGCAGGTCGTCTACCTGGACGGCTTCGACCCGGACGACAATGAGGTGCCTGAGTCCAACG ATGAGGATGATGAAGCCGGGCCGCCTGGAGacgaggatgaggatgaggatgaagatgaagatgaggaggatgGTTCTGAGGTGGGGCTGTCCTACCTGATGAAGGAGGGAATCCAG gatgaggaagatgatggaGACTatgtggaggaagaggaagatgatgaggaggaggaggaagacggaG AGGATGATGATGCTCTGGCTCagggagagaagaggaagagggacGCAGACGATGAAGgtgacgatgatgatgacgaGTAG
- the LOC102225323 gene encoding mothers against decapentaplegic homolog 4-like isoform X1 — MSVLGPAPSSTDACLSIVHSLMCHRQGGENEGFAKRAIESLVKKLKEKKDELDSLITAVTSNGVHPSKCVTIQRTLDGRLQVAGRKGFPHVIYARLWRWPDLHKNELKHAKFCRFAFDLKYDSVCVNPYHYERVAAPACTGPQAVIKEEFLQDCLQLDLPPPSDPYAQPRPLTMYPSMPLSPPGRTSVTPAALGAAEAPEGPALVQVAPPIQPEGRTSPSLPPQSATPAPAQQSPEYSGTPTPVSWSGNGPAPYTPAGHQHSGRSHTQQTPFHHHHQHTPNTHFWSQHHSTPPYPQPVSNHPGPEFWCSISYFELDIQVGEMFKVQSSCPLVTVDGYVDPSGGDRFCLGQLSNVHRTAASHRARLHIGRGVQLECRGEGDVWMRCLSDHSVFVQSYYLDREAGRAPGDGVHKIYPGAYIKVFDLRQCHRQMQQQAAAAQAAAETQAAVVVGAMPGPHSVGGIAPALSVCSAAGPGVDDLRRLCIVRLSFVKGWGCDYPRQSIKDTPCWMEVHLHRALQLLDQVLHTLPPREHAL, encoded by the exons ATGTCAGTGCTCGGCCCCGCCCCCAGCAGCACCGACGCCTGCCTCAGCATCGTCCACAGCCTGATGTGCCACCGGCAGGGCGGTGAGAACGAGGGCTTCGCCAAGCGAGCCATCGAGAGCCTGGTGAAGAAGCTGAAGGAGAAGAAGGACGAGCTGGACTCGCTCATCACCGCCGTCACGTCCAACGGCGTCCATCCCAGCAAGTGCGTCACCATCCAGAGGACGCTGGACGGCCGGCTGCAG GTAGCGGGCAGGAAGGGCTTCCCCCATGTGATCTACGCCCGGCTGTGGCGCTGGCCCGACCTGCACAAGAACGAGCTGAAGCACGCCAAGTTCTGCCGCTTCGCCTTCGACCTCAAGTACGACAGCGTGTGTGTGAACCCGTACCACTACGAGAGGGTGGCGGCGCCCGCCTGCACAG GTCCTCAGGCGGTGATCAAGGAGGAGTTCCTGCAGGACTGCCTGCAGCTGGACCTGCCCCCCCCCTCTGACCCGTACGCccagccccgccccctcaccaTGTATCCCAGCATGCCTCTGTCTCCGCCAG GACGGACGTCCGTGACGCCCGCTGCTCTGGGCGCCGCCGAGGCTCCGGAAGGCCCCGCCCTCGTGCAGGTGGCTCCGCCCATTCAGCCAGAGGGCCGCACCTCACCCTCCCTCCCCCCACAGTCTGCCACGCCGGCTCCCGCCCAGCAGAGCCCCGAGTACAGTGGGACGCCCACACCTG TCAGCTGGTCAGGTAACGGTCCTGCCCCCTACACACCTGCAGGACATCAGCACAGTGGGCGGAGCCACACTCAGCAGACGCCGTTCCATCATCACCATCAACACACACCCAACACTCACTTCT GGTCGCAGCATCACAGCACTCCTCCGTACCCACAGCCGGTCTCCAACCATCCAG GTCCAGAGTTCTGGTGCTCCATCTCCTACTTCGAGCTGGATATTCAGGTGGGGGAGATGTTCAAGGTCCAGTCCAGCTGTCCCCTGGTGACGGTGGACGGCTACGTGGATCCTTCAGGCGGGGATCGGTTCTGTCTGGGACAGCTGAGCAATGTCCACCGGACTGCAGCCAGCCACCGCGCCAG GCTCCATATCGGGCGTGGCGTCCAGCTCGAATGTCGGGGGGAGGGGGACGTCTGGATGCGTTGCCTTAGCGACCACTCCGTCTTCGTTCAGAGTTACTACCTGGACCGGGAGGCGGGCCGAGCGCCAGGTGACGGGGTTCACAAGATCTACCCTGGAGCTTACATCAAG GTGTTTGACCTACGCCAGTGCCACAGGCAGATGCAGCAGCAGGCGGCGGCGGCGCAGGCAGCAGCAGAGACGCAGGCGGCTGTGGTTGTTGGGGCGATGCCAGGACCCCACAGCGTGGGAGGAATCGCACCTGCTCTCA GTGTGTGCTCTGCAGCAGGTCCAGGTGTAGATGATCTGCGCAGGCTGTGCATCGTAAGGCTGAGCTTCGTCAAAGGCTGGGGGTGCGACTACCCGAGGCAGAGCATCAAGGACACCCCCTGCTGGATGGAGGTGCACCTGCACCGGGCGCTGCAGCTGCTCGACCAGGTGCTGCACACGCTGCCACCTCGAGAGCACGCCCTCTGA
- the LOC102224031 gene encoding acidic leucine-rich nuclear phosphoprotein 32 family member E-like isoform X1, with protein MEMKKRISLELRNRSPAEVRELVVDSCRSADGEVEGVTEEFSALEVLSMVNVGLGSLAKLPALPKLRKLEVSDNSISGGLDALAEKCPNLSYLNLSGNHIKELSSLQPLQNLKNLKSLDLYSCGVTAADGYRDAVFRLLPQVVYLDGFDPDDNEVPESNGEFRVRFGPVLLVPCVTRCSVPDEDDEAGPPGDEDEDEDEDEDEEDGSEVGLSYLMKEGIQDEEDDGDYVEEEEDDEEEEEDGEDDDALAQGEKRKRDADDEGDDDDDE; from the exons ATGGAGATGAAGAAGAGAATCAGCCTGGAGCTGAGGAACCGGAGTCCCGCAGAG GTGAGGGAGCTGGTGGTGGACAGCTGCCGCTCGGCGGACGGGGAGGTGGAGGGCGTGACGGAGGAGTTCTCGGCGCTGGAGGTCCTCAGCATGGTGAACGTCGGCCTCGGCTCGTTGGCCAAGCTGCCGGCGCTGCCCAAGCTCAGGAAG CTGGAGGTGAGCGATAACTCCATCTCTGGAGGTCTGGATGCGCTGGCGGAGAAATGCCCCAACCTGAGCTACCTGAACCTGAGCGGCAACCACATCAAGGAGCTGAGCAGCCTGCAGCCGCTG cagaacctgaaGAACCTGAAGAGTTTGGACCTGTACAGCTGCGGCGTGACGGCGGCCGATGGTTACCGGGACGCCGTGTTCCGCCTGCTGCCGCAGGTCGTCTACCTGGACGGCTTCGACCCGGACGACAATGAGGTGCCTGAGTCCAACGGTGAGTTCCGTGTCCGGTTCGGTCCGGTGCTTCTGGTTCCGTGTGTGACGCGCTGCTCTGTCCCAGATGAGGATGATGAAGCCGGGCCGCCTGGAGacgaggatgaggatgaggatgaagatgaagatgaggaggatgGTTCTGAGGTGGGGCTGTCCTACCTGATGAAGGAGGGAATCCAG gatgaggaagatgatggaGACTatgtggaggaagaggaagatgatgaggaggaggaggaagacggaG AGGATGATGATGCTCTGGCTCagggagagaagaggaagagggacGCAGACGATGAAGgtgacgatgatgatgacgaGTAG